ACTGAACGTTCCGCTTGTCTTTATCAAGAACAGCGGCCCGCACGAGGCTTTCTTTAACATGATGTCGATCTTCATTCTGGCATTCTTCAGCTCATTTTTGTTCTATCTCTATTCACAGAAAGACATTCATACAGACTGGAGAAAGAAGATAGCATTATTCCCGCTTTTTATGGCAGGGAGCATGGGCTTTGCGGTAAACAATTCAAGAGCCGTTGTTGAAGGCCTTTTAAGCAGAAAGAGTGAGTTTGTACGTACGCCAAAGGTAAAGCCGGGCGACAATCAGCCGAAGCCTAACTACAGCGCAAGAAAGAAACTCAGTCCAACGGTTTATATTGAAATGCTTTTAGCGGCATACTGCCTGGTGGGTGTAATTGCTTCAATTTACTTCATGGAAATTGCAGCCTTACCGTTCCACCTGTTGTTCTTCCTGGGATTTACGATGGTTTCGTCAATGTCGCTTAAAAGTGTATATTCAAAGAAATAAGGTGACAGTTGCCAAAGAAAGATCTCTTTGAAGAAAAGCTTGCCCTCATTTACGAATACAACAGGAAGAGTCCTTTGTTCGTAAGGGCGGCAGGAATTGAAATTGAAAAAAACAATCTGCACAAGGCCGTCAGCATACTGCAAGACGGCCTTGCAGAATATCCCAATTACTCTACGGCTTACATTCTACTCGGCAAGGCTCAGATGATGCTGGGCAATTATGATGAAGCCGAGGAGGCTTTCAAAAAAGGCTCAAGCCTCATACATTCCAAAGAAACACTTTACTATTATAACGGCGAGCTGGAAAAAAGGAGAAGGAAAAGTTCTAATCTTGAAAGCCGCAGGGTTTCATTCCTGGATGCTGATGCAGAAAATCCACCGGAAGGCGGGACTGAAAAAAGTGAAGCTCCGCAGGAAGACACTATAAATCCGCCGACGATTGAAGAAAGGCTGGATGACCTGGCAAAGGAAATATCCTCAGCCAAAATATCACTAAATATTAATCCCGAAGAAACAGTGCCTGAGGCAAAGAAGCAGAATCCCGAGCCGGCAGAATCCGCCATAGCATCGGAAACGCTAGCCAAGATATATCTTTCACAGGGCAAGTTCACTGAGGCCCTTGCAATCTACAAGATCCTTATACGTAAAAGTCCTGAAAAAAAAGACGCCTACCAGGCCAAGATAGAGGAAATTGAGCAGCAGTTAGGGCAGAGCGGCTGGTAGAACTCATCAGTAATTTTGAGGAATTTTTAAACCGTAATTTGGATATATTTACTATTCCTGAGAAAAATCATTTTTATCCACACCTGGAGAACATCATTCATAAGTAACCCGAGGAGATTTTAAGCATATTGTTTTTCTTGCTTTTGTATAATCAATATATTAGCTTAGAATCACTTTCCTTATCAATATTGCAGTTTAAGAGATATTATCTAAAAAAAGCAATACATGGGAAAAGCTGTTTTATTTGATTATTGAACAATTAATAACTTCCAACAGATTTCAATTTTCAGGAACAGGCCATGAAAAAACTTCATCTCTCAGTTTTCATTATCATAATAACATTGACCTTTCTGTCCCCATTACTTAATGCCCAGATATCATTCCTTAAAACCTACGGCGATTCCCTTTATAATGAAGGCACTTGTGTCCTTCAGACTTCGGACAGCGGATATGTTGTTACTTCATCTACTCAGGACTACATAGAAGATCCATCTACTTCATTATACCGGAAAATTGGAAGCATACAGCTGATGAAGACTGATAAGTACGGGGACTCTGTATGGACAAAAACCTATACTTTTAAGAAATCTGTATCCCCAGGGCAGATACTGCAGACAGAAGGGGGGGAATTTATCATTTCAGGATGTTTGGCTCAGGATACCACACCTCCGTTAAACCTTTTAATCAGGACAGATTCCAAAGGCGATACATTATGGACCAGAACCTACGGGAAGGTATCAAGCTGGGGCAGGAATAATTTGCTTCAGTTAAAAAACGGCAGTTTTATTCTTTCAGGCATCTTTGACAGCACATACAATGAGTATTACCCTACAATAATAAAAATTGACAATAACGGGCTTGTTAAATGGGCTAAAAGATACACTCAGATAATTAACAGAATGAGCACCGGGATTACTGAAACGCCTGAGAATGGTTTTATGCTCGCCCTGGAGGGATCCGCCATACTTAAGACTGATTCCCTGGGAAATCTTCTATGGCACAAATATCTGATCGAGAGGGATCCAACAATGGAGGATGGTGGAGCTGACTTCGATCTGATAACCAGGACACAGGACAATGGTTACTATCTGATTGGAAACAGGACAGTAAAACACAAAACTGCCTCAGATCTTGAACATCACCTTATGGTGATAAAGCTTAATTCAGAAGGAGACACGCTATGGGCCAAAAAACTGGGCAGGCTTGATGACACGGACTGGGGTTATGGAACGTTTTATCCTAATTCCTACGATAACCTGCCTGACGGTGGCCTGATCATTTCAGGCAGCAGCGACTATCCTGACTTTCTTCTCAGAATGGATGCCGAAGGCAATGAAGTCTGGATGAAATACAACCTGGTGCGTGAGCCCTATCCATGCAGGAGCGTCTGGAGGTCTGTAAAAGGAACCTATGACGGAGGATTTATTGCAGCAGGATATAAAAGACTTTCTTCCGAAGCAGCAGCGGATATAATCCTTCTTAAAACAGACGGCAATGGGAATATTACGGGTGTTCATGATGCCGGGGGTAAAAAAACTGTTGCGAGCAGTTTCAAACTTGATCAGAACTATCCAAATCCTTTTAACCCCTCCACAAGAATAACATACAATCTCGATAAGGAAGGCAATGTTGACCTAAGCATTTACAACATGCTGGGGGAGAAAATTACTACACTTGTAAAACAGCAGCAGTTCCAAGGCAGCCATTCATACGATCTGAATATAAGCTCTTCAGGCATAAGCCTTCAAAGCGGCATATATATTTATGTCCTGAAAACAGAGCATTATTATGCAGCAAGGAAAATGGCAATTATAAAATAAACTGTACGCTTCTTTACTCTTAAATTTCTCTAATTCTCAATTTACTCAGGGGAACACATGAAACAAAAAGCCTTTATTTATTGCTCGCTGCTGCTTTCTATCTTTGCTTTTTCAATTCTACACGCTGAATGGAGACCTATAGGGAATAATCAGAAACCTCAAAAACCTTTAATACAAATTATTTCACATTCGCCAAATGAATATATAATTGAGATTAATCTGTTTGGGCTTGATTCAAGTGAAATTCAAGTTGACAACAATGTTTACCAGAAAATATTTTTGCCTGAGTATTTTAATGGGGGCGAGACAGGAAAACCAGAGTTGCCGATTATTATTGAATCCCTTTGCCTTCCCGAGCAGGCAAAAGTGGAAATATCAATAATAGATTCCTCCATCAAAACACTACAAAATTATTTAATATATCCGCTGCAAAAAGTATCTCCTGAAAACATCAAAAAGGAATTCTGTATTGATAAGGAATTTTACAGGAGAAATATTTTTTATCCTGAAAAGTCAGCTATAGTCGATAATAAGGGAGGAGTGTGGCGGGATTTGAATGTCCGTACATTGAGGATCTACCCGGTAAAATATAACCCGGCGACAAAAGAATTAAAAGTTTATAACAGACTTGTCTTAAAGTTAAAATATACAGGTGAAAATAGTGGGATAGTTAAAAAAAACATTTCCCCAGAATGGGATCAAATATATAGAGACAAAGTTCTTAACTATCCTCTGTTAAGTAACAGTAGTCTGATGACTCTTACAGCTACCGGAAATGCATATAAGTATTTGATAATTACTTCAGATGATTTTGTCTCTAACATAAAACCTTTTGCCGATTACAAAACCAGACAAGGGCTTCTGTCAAAGGTTTATAAGTTATCCCAAATCACAACAGTAAAGGATAATACAGCGATAAGAGATTTTATAAAAAGGGAATTTGGCAATAACCCAGGTATCGAATATGTGCTTCTGGTAGGTGATGAAAGTTTAATTCCCATGGCAATTTATCATGATAATGAATATAATTTTGATTATGTGGGTGATTATGCTTATACATGCACGAATCTTCAAGGGAATAGCTTAAGTCAAGGCCCTTCAGCTTTTTATGCAAGCTTTGGTATTGGCCGAATTTCGGCTATTTCCGAAGCAGAAGTTGATAATTTTGTTTCAAAATCCATAGGGTACGAAACTAACCCTCCTCTAGATAATAATTGGACAAGCAATGCTCTATTCGTAGCCCATCGCAATCAAAATTCTGATCTTTTTGAAACCGAGAAAAAGAAAATTGCCGGATGGTATTCAGGATTCTTTTCAAATATCTATGGAGCTTATGGTGGAGATGGAGCCACAAATAGTACAATAAAAAATGCTATTGAATCCCTAGGGGTTGGAGTGATAAACTACAGAGGTCACGGAGCTGAGAACCGTTGGGATTCTTGGAACGGAGTTGAATCATTTACGTCTGATAATGCTTTTAATTTAAGTAATGGGAGAAAACTACCGGTAGTCTTCTCAATCTCATGTGATAACTCGAGGCTGGATTATTCAGGAAATTGTCTGTCAGAAGGATTTACAAAATCAAGAAGTGGGGCGGTTGCAGTTTTGGGAGCCACCAGAGTAACAGCTAATGCACCAAATGATTATTTAGATGAAAGCATATTTTCAAATTTAGTAAGTAATAATGGCAGAAAAAGAATATCTATAATCAGCAATAATGCAACAAAAACAGTTTTAGATAATTTTTGTGGTAATAATACAGCTGAGATTCAAACTTTGGGAGGTAATGATGACTCTAGAGATGCAAAGAAAAATGCCCTGTATTATTTATGGTTGGGAGATCCTGCATTAGATATGTACACCGGAGCAATCTCTCAAATTCCGGGTGTTGATGTTAGAGATGACGGTTCAAGTATTACAGTTACAGCCGGAATTCCTTGCGATATTTGCATAAGCGGAGGAATTAACGGAACGGAGCTTTATAGCCTCGTTTCCGGGGCTTCAACAAATTCAGTCTCTACAACGATTAGGCCGTTATATATTACTATTTCAGCTCATAATTTCGTGCCATATAATGCGATAACAGGCGGCACATTATTATCAGATGAGACCTGGATGTATAACATGCATGTTTTGGGAGATGTAATGTTACCTGCTGGAAAAACATTAACTGTAAAACCGGGAACTACATTAATATTTAATAATAACTCCTCCCTTGTAGTAAACGGCAGCCTGAATGCCAATGGAGCAACTTTTGATTTTATTTCAGGCAATTCCACTTATACCAATGGCATTAAACTTCTTGCGGGCTCAACTGCCTCAATTTCCAATTCAAAAATAAAGAATGCATATAGAGCAATTGACCTAAACCAGGCGTATTTAAACCTGTCCGGCTGTGACATTACCGGATGCTCAAGCCATGGCATCAATATGTATGATGAAAGAAGCGTCGCAAATCGCTCTGAAATTTATGCCTGTAATATACATGACAATACCGGAACGGGCATAGTTTTATATTATTCGTCCCCCATAATTCAGGTTAATAATATTTACAACAACTACTATGGAATGGGTGTGGCCGATTATTCGGCTCCGTCACTTGGATATATGGGCGCCTATGGATATAACCATATATACTCAAACAGGTCGCACGGATTTTCTGCAAATCGCAATTCTAACCCATTTCTGGGAGAAAATATTTGTATAACGAACGGGGGACATAATAAAATTGAAAATAATACGGGGTATAACCTTAGCGTATTTGGAAACAGCATCGTAACTGCCGAGAACAACTGGTGGGAGTACTTATCGGATAATGTAACGATCAATACTGCCAGGTTTTATGTCAGTTCGGGCAGTTTTGATTATTATCCACCTGCTGATCCGGAGGATCCGGCACGCTATTATGATCAGGATCCGAATTTAGTCCCTGGTACTCCTTTAAGCCAGAGTTCCCCGGAAGAAAAGCTTTTTGATAAGAAGTTTGTTTCTTCTACAGGCGCTGTGTCCAAAGGCGGAATAAATGAGAGTCAGATTGCTTCTATGGGTAAGGACTCTTTAGATGTCAAGGCTGAGTTAAAAACTCCAACGGGCTATGATGAGAAGTGGCCTATATTGAAAAAACTTACATATGCAAAATACCTGCTCTTACTGAACCGGGACGCTGAATCTAATCAGATATGCAAGAAAATAGTTGAAAGTATACCTGACTCTTCGCTGTCTTATTATGCCCTGGATATATTGTGGCAATCAGGAAGGAAGAACAGGATGGAGGACTTTAAGGACTACCTGAAGCTCCTTAAGTCGACTTTGGACAATAAGGCAGCTGCTCTTATGGCTGAGGTCATAGAGGCCAGATTCAATAAGGAAAACAGGATAAAACTGCTGGATGAGATGTGGGATAAGATAAAAAGAGCAGGGAAAAAAGAATTAAGCTCTAAGGCAAAGCAGGACATTCAGGAATCCATTCTTTTCAGCAAACTTCTCTATTACCTGAATGATAAGAAGAATGTGGAAAAAGCAAAGGAAACGGTCCTGGAAGTTGATGATCTTGTAGGCTTTGGAAGCCATTCTTCAGTAGAAGCCCACAGCCTCATTGGAGACATTATTCCCGAAAAAGAGATTCTGGTAAAAGAACTAAAGGATTCAGAGGAAAGTGCTGCAATTGAAAAACCGACTGAATACAGCCTTTCAGGCAATTATCCGAACCCCTTTAACCCGTCGACCAGGATTGACTATATGCTTCCCATGACAAGCAAGGTTGAGCTTAAGGTCTATGACATCTTAGGTCATGAAGTAGCAACTCTGGTAAATACAATACAGGAGGCTGGAAGATACAGCACTATATTTAATGCTTCAAACGTTTCAAGCGGGCTCTATATATACAAAATTAGTGCCCATTCACTTGAAAACGGCAGGGTATTTGAAAAAACAGCCAAGATGATGTTTTTGAAGTAATATCATAGAATGTGAAGATTATGCCGGTTTCTAAAAAGTGCTTTTATTAAAGCCTTTGGAGCCGGCATTTATTTCTTCTGAAGTAATAATGAGATATTTAGGAGTAAATTTTTGAAGAAAGTTTGTTCTGTTGCCTTTTTTATTCTCCTCATAATAAACATTCAGATAAAGTCTGAGGATAGAACGGAAACAATGAAAAAGCTTGAGGCCAGGAAAAGCCTTATTCATAATGCAGCCCAGATGTTTGGTGTCAATGAACGCTACTTAAAAGCTGTGATATATGTGGAAAGGACAATGAATTACGACTGGAAAGATGACGTTCTGGATGAGATACTTGCAGCCTCAGGGCTTAACAGTTCCTTAGGATTCTGTCAGGTTAAGCTTAAGACCGCATACTGGATTGAAAATCAGTTGAATAATGCTGAAAGTGAGTTTTATCCGGGGGATAAGTACAAAGGGCTGCTTAAAATAAGCGGCTCGCCTAAAGAGATAATAAAGAAGCTTTACAATGATTCATTGAATATTTGTTATGCCGCCGCATATATTAAAATAATGCTTTCGAGGTGGAAAACATCAGGATTTCCCATAGATGACAAGCCTGAAATTATGGGAACTTTGTACTTTGCCGGGCTATTTACAATATCCGGGGAGGAAAGAAAGCCCAGACTGAACCCTGTGGCAAGCCGGTACGGCATGATGGTTAAGGAGAGTACTAAATTATTGAAATAGTATAACCAGTTTTAGTGAACAAGAATGTAAATCATTTTCTCCCAATTCTTTTCAGCCTCTTCATCTTTTATGAAGCAATCTTTTATTTCATAAGAAAATTAAAGGGGCTGCTAATTCCATCCATGTAAAAATCCCGAATTACTTTTCGTCTGGATTCACGCCTTATTTTAACGTATTTTAACGGATTGAATTTTCCTTTAAGGCCTTGATATGTTTTTATGTTTAGAGAAGAGATCTGATGATTAAAGGGGACTTTTCCCGCAGGAAGCTTACGAACAGAAAGCTTACAAGGGAGTTTTATACCGGGGACCTGATACCCGTTGCAAAATCCCTTCTTGGTAAGACTTTGGTTAAAGAAGACGGGGACAGGCTTTTTGCCGGGAGAATCGTTGAAGTTGAAGCCTACGACGGCGCTGTGGATGAGGCGGCCCACACATTCATCGGCAGAACCCCCCGCAATGAAATTATGTTCGGCATCGGGGGATATCTCTACGTCTACTTTACATACGGGATGTATTTCTGCTGCAATGTGGTTACAGGGCACGAAGGGGAGGGGAAGGCGGTCCTGCTAAGAGCCGTTGAACCGATAGAAGGAATTGAAGCAATGGTACAAAACCGCATGAAAAGAGATTTAGTAAATATAGATAATCTTACTAAAAAGGAATACCACAATCTGACCAGCGGTCCGGGGAAACTCTGCCAGGCATTTAACATCAGGCGGGAGGATAACGGAACCGATCTTCTGGGCAGCAGGATATATATTCTGGACGGTGGAGATGTTAAAAGTGAGGATATTGTTACTTCAAGAAGGATCGGCATTACTAAATCGGTTGAGCTGCCATGGCGCTTTTTTATAAAAAATAATCCTTTTGTTTCAAAATAAAATGTTTGAACCTAAAAACCTCTTAATAGTACGTACAGACAGAATTGGCGACCTTGTACTTACGCTGCCCCTTGCCGGCATTGTAAAAAAACACTTCCCCCGGGCCAAAGTATCCTTCCTGGTAAGGGAATATACAAAGGATATTGCAGCATCAAACAGTAAAACAGACCGGGTAATTGTCCTGAAGGAAAATAAGGGCAAAGCCTCACTTTGGGAAAATGTAAAGCTCTTAAGGCAATATAAATTTGACAGCTGCATGGTTGTCTATCCTACTTTCCGCATAGCACTTACGATGCTTCTTTCAGGTATTCCGCACCGCATAGGAACCGGCTACAGGTGGTACTCTTTTCTGTTCAACCACAAAACGTTTGAGCACAGGAAAAATGCTGAACATCATGAGCTTGAGTACAATGTAAATCTTTTGAAGCATTACGGCATAAATGAGCCTGTAACGAGGGAAAATGCGGCTTTTGACCTGCATGCAAATTCACCGGATGGACAGAAAATTGAACAGCTATTGTCTGAAAATGGTGTTAATTTTAAGTATCCGGTAATTATTGTTCATCCGGGAAGCGGCGGAAGCGCCGTGGATTGGCCCATTTTGAGGTTTAAGGAGCTTGTACAAAGGCTGGTACGGAATTTGGGATGCACGGTCATAGTTACAGGTTCGGAAAGTGAAAATGAGATCTGCAAGGGACTAACAGAGGGGACAAATGCTCTTAACCTGGCAGGAAAGCT
The DNA window shown above is from Ignavibacteria bacterium and carries:
- a CDS encoding T9SS type A sorting domain-containing protein, producing MKQKAFIYCSLLLSIFAFSILHAEWRPIGNNQKPQKPLIQIISHSPNEYIIEINLFGLDSSEIQVDNNVYQKIFLPEYFNGGETGKPELPIIIESLCLPEQAKVEISIIDSSIKTLQNYLIYPLQKVSPENIKKEFCIDKEFYRRNIFYPEKSAIVDNKGGVWRDLNVRTLRIYPVKYNPATKELKVYNRLVLKLKYTGENSGIVKKNISPEWDQIYRDKVLNYPLLSNSSLMTLTATGNAYKYLIITSDDFVSNIKPFADYKTRQGLLSKVYKLSQITTVKDNTAIRDFIKREFGNNPGIEYVLLVGDESLIPMAIYHDNEYNFDYVGDYAYTCTNLQGNSLSQGPSAFYASFGIGRISAISEAEVDNFVSKSIGYETNPPLDNNWTSNALFVAHRNQNSDLFETEKKKIAGWYSGFFSNIYGAYGGDGATNSTIKNAIESLGVGVINYRGHGAENRWDSWNGVESFTSDNAFNLSNGRKLPVVFSISCDNSRLDYSGNCLSEGFTKSRSGAVAVLGATRVTANAPNDYLDESIFSNLVSNNGRKRISIISNNATKTVLDNFCGNNTAEIQTLGGNDDSRDAKKNALYYLWLGDPALDMYTGAISQIPGVDVRDDGSSITVTAGIPCDICISGGINGTELYSLVSGASTNSVSTTIRPLYITISAHNFVPYNAITGGTLLSDETWMYNMHVLGDVMLPAGKTLTVKPGTTLIFNNNSSLVVNGSLNANGATFDFISGNSTYTNGIKLLAGSTASISNSKIKNAYRAIDLNQAYLNLSGCDITGCSSHGINMYDERSVANRSEIYACNIHDNTGTGIVLYYSSPIIQVNNIYNNYYGMGVADYSAPSLGYMGAYGYNHIYSNRSHGFSANRNSNPFLGENICITNGGHNKIENNTGYNLSVFGNSIVTAENNWWEYLSDNVTINTARFYVSSGSFDYYPPADPEDPARYYDQDPNLVPGTPLSQSSPEEKLFDKKFVSSTGAVSKGGINESQIASMGKDSLDVKAELKTPTGYDEKWPILKKLTYAKYLLLLNRDAESNQICKKIVESIPDSSLSYYALDILWQSGRKNRMEDFKDYLKLLKSTLDNKAAALMAEVIEARFNKENRIKLLDEMWDKIKRAGKKELSSKAKQDIQESILFSKLLYYLNDKKNVEKAKETVLEVDDLVGFGSHSSVEAHSLIGDIIPEKEILVKELKDSEESAAIEKPTEYSLSGNYPNPFNPSTRIDYMLPMTSKVELKVYDILGHEVATLVNTIQEAGRYSTIFNASNVSSGLYIYKISAHSLENGRVFEKTAKMMFLK
- a CDS encoding glycosyltransferase family 9 protein produces the protein MFEPKNLLIVRTDRIGDLVLTLPLAGIVKKHFPRAKVSFLVREYTKDIAASNSKTDRVIVLKENKGKASLWENVKLLRQYKFDSCMVVYPTFRIALTMLLSGIPHRIGTGYRWYSFLFNHKTFEHRKNAEHHELEYNVNLLKHYGINEPVTRENAAFDLHANSPDGQKIEQLLSENGVNFKYPVIIVHPGSGGSAVDWPILRFKELVQRLVRNLGCTVIVTGSESENEICKGLTEGTNALNLAGKLSMKELIALIDKSDMMIANSTGPIHLAAAFKKNVVGFYPRITACSPERWGPYTEKRMVFSPEINCTNCTREQCEKLNCMDTIKADKVFEYIKSVLNIVHNGELHD
- a CDS encoding T9SS type A sorting domain-containing protein, with the translated sequence MKKLHLSVFIIIITLTFLSPLLNAQISFLKTYGDSLYNEGTCVLQTSDSGYVVTSSTQDYIEDPSTSLYRKIGSIQLMKTDKYGDSVWTKTYTFKKSVSPGQILQTEGGEFIISGCLAQDTTPPLNLLIRTDSKGDTLWTRTYGKVSSWGRNNLLQLKNGSFILSGIFDSTYNEYYPTIIKIDNNGLVKWAKRYTQIINRMSTGITETPENGFMLALEGSAILKTDSLGNLLWHKYLIERDPTMEDGGADFDLITRTQDNGYYLIGNRTVKHKTASDLEHHLMVIKLNSEGDTLWAKKLGRLDDTDWGYGTFYPNSYDNLPDGGLIISGSSDYPDFLLRMDAEGNEVWMKYNLVREPYPCRSVWRSVKGTYDGGFIAAGYKRLSSEAAADIILLKTDGNGNITGVHDAGGKKTVASSFKLDQNYPNPFNPSTRITYNLDKEGNVDLSIYNMLGEKITTLVKQQQFQGSHSYDLNISSSGISLQSGIYIYVLKTEHYYAARKMAIIK
- a CDS encoding tetratricopeptide repeat protein — its product is MPKKDLFEEKLALIYEYNRKSPLFVRAAGIEIEKNNLHKAVSILQDGLAEYPNYSTAYILLGKAQMMLGNYDEAEEAFKKGSSLIHSKETLYYYNGELEKRRRKSSNLESRRVSFLDADAENPPEGGTEKSEAPQEDTINPPTIEERLDDLAKEISSAKISLNINPEETVPEAKKQNPEPAESAIASETLAKIYLSQGKFTEALAIYKILIRKSPEKKDAYQAKIEEIEQQLGQSGW
- a CDS encoding DNA-3-methyladenine glycosylase — encoded protein: MIKGDFSRRKLTNRKLTREFYTGDLIPVAKSLLGKTLVKEDGDRLFAGRIVEVEAYDGAVDEAAHTFIGRTPRNEIMFGIGGYLYVYFTYGMYFCCNVVTGHEGEGKAVLLRAVEPIEGIEAMVQNRMKRDLVNIDNLTKKEYHNLTSGPGKLCQAFNIRREDNGTDLLGSRIYILDGGDVKSEDIVTSRRIGITKSVELPWRFFIKNNPFVSK